Genomic DNA from Mus musculus strain C57BL/6J chromosome 11, GRCm38.p6 C57BL/6J:
AAGTTATGTGGgggaggctggagatgtggctcagcggttaagagagcactgactgctcttccagagatcctgagttcaattcccagcaaccacatggtggctcacaaccatctgtaatgggatctgatgccgtcttctggtgtgtctgaagatggctacagtgtacccatatacattaaataaataatatctaaaaaaaaaaaacttatgtgGGGGCagatgagatggcttagcagagaAGACATCTTTTGAGAAAatgtgacctgagtttgatccacacAACCAATgtagaggtggaaggagaaaactgagccCACAAAGTTGTTCTCTCACATGCACACGGGCATGCTAAgttaataagtaaatacataaaggGAAAGATGGAGAGCGATCGAAAGGCATCCAGTACaaaagatacatacacacacattaaacgTGCCGTGCCTGTGACTGACTCGAGGAGGGCTGAGGTCTTGGTGACCTGAGCTCTGCTGCCGTTGTCGCTGTGTCTCGGCATGCTTGGACCTATGTGTGAACAGAAATGGTAAGTTCTCAGGAAAGCTGGGGCAGAGGCTGCCTTGGCCCCCTAGTGTTGAAGACTCAGGGTTGTCAAGGTCTGTGTGTATCcgtcttctcctccttgaatccTACACATTCTGGGTTGCAGATGTCGCAGGTTCCCTCCTTCGCTCAGGTCTGAGTGTTGAGGGATGGATGGCCTAGTGGTCACAGACTTCCTCTGACACCCTCCATTCCTCTTGGCGACTCTTGGCCTTACTGGAGCCTTGGATTTTCTGACATGACAgagccttcttctctcccttgctGTAGCTTGTGAGGCATTACGACGGTGCCTTATGGTTTTACAAGCAGCGAGAGCCAGGAGATATTATGGCATCTGCTTGTGAGAGGGACTAGGGTAGCCAAGGAGTGACATACACGAGATGTTTCAGTCCCTTTCTGTACTCTGAAggccctggggatccatccaaggGCCTCACGCCTGACAGATAGAGAAAGGCTCTGTCACTGACagacagcaacaacagaaacaggTATTTTAGCCAGATGTATCTTTACACGCCTGTAATTGCaaccctgggaggcagaagcaggaggatcttgagttggaggctagtctataggacacagagaaatcctgtcttcaaaacaacaaaaagagaggccttgggctggagaaatggctcagtggttaagagcactgactgctcttccgaaggtgctgagttcaaatcccagtaaccacaaccatctgtaatgagatctgccgccctcttctggtgcatctgaagacagctacagtgtacttagatataataataaatacatcttttttaaaaaaaagatgcagccgggcatggtggcgcacacctttaagcccagtactcgggaggcagaggcaggtggatttctgagttcgaggccagcctggtctacagagtgagttccaggacagccagggctatacagagaaaatctgtcttaaagaaaaagaaaaaaagaaaggccttgaatttgaaagagagcaaggtgtgtgtatgtgtgtgtgtgtgtgtgtgtgtgtcagggagcTACATGgaaaggtttggagggaggaaaggggtggaagaaattatgttattatattacgatctgaaaaataaaggaaaacagcaACAAGGAGATTGCAGGTGCTTCAGTAAGCCCCCGCCTAGGCTGGGGTCAGGTAGGTTGTGGGGGAAGAGTGAGAAAGGGGATGGGTGAGATGAGGTGGTCACTGCGCAGTTGAGAAACTCCCTCCCCAAGCTCTTCCTTCTAACATAACCCATTAAGTGGAGCCTGTTACCCTAAACCAAGTCTGCAGGCCTCAGTAAGTGAACCTAGGCAGAGTAAGTGAAGCGAGGCCCCTCCCCCTCGACTGTGTGTAAGTGGAACTGCAAACAGCCTTCATGAAAAATTGATTCAAGGGCCCAGGGAGGGAGAGTACAGCAGGAGGCGGGGTCTTGGGCCTCTGCCAAAGTGGACTCTGGGCAGGAGCAGGAGCCCCTCACAGGACGAGGAAATCAAGGCTGTAGGCTGTACAGCAGGGCCAAGGAGCCAGGAGGGAAGCTGGCTATGGAGGTCTGAACCTTAGCAGCAGCTGAGGGGTGGGGCTTGGAGCATCTCTGGGAGGGGAGAGTAGTGTGGTTTCCTGGTTCCCCTGAAGGGTTGTGAAAGGTCAGCCTTTGGCCACAGGCCTGCCCAGTTGTTTCCCAGTTTCCAAGACTCTGGCTAGCAAGAAGAGAATGCCGGTCCCTGCATGCACAAACCAGCACCGCTCACACCATCACCGAATGCGAACTCAACTCGGAGGCCCACGTGTTGGTTGCCATGGCAGTAGGCTACATGCTGGCAGAAGCCCCAGGCTGGGCTAATCTAGATGGAGGTGGGGGAAATCATCTGTGTTCTGGGGAACTATTAGCAATGTTGGAGACCAGCTTGGGGGATAGGGCAAAGGGGCCCTTTTCGTGGTGTAGAAAGTTTTCCAAGAGATAGGTGTGTAGTGAACACCTTTTGAGTAGTCTAGGGCCTTTAGGGCCCTTCTGCTCCTGTTCCCAGATGCACTCATCGAGGTTGCCATAGCCAGTCTAACCCTGAGGGGGTCGTAGCCTTCCAGGCCTAGCTGTGGTTAGAATGGCCCACTGCTGTGTCCACTCAGAGTGGGCTGTTCTCTGAAGTAGGGGGTGGGGGCATTGCTCACCCAAATGTCCTCTCAGACTCCATCAAAGGTGCTCCTCCTGCAGGACAGACATGTGTTGAAGTTGTCAGGCAGCCTGACATCTGTACTCGGACGCTGCAGTAGCATCAGACAGCCATACCTTAGGCATACCATCTTCCCCTCTGGTTCATGGGGGTAAAGGGCCCTAAAGTGGAACTGACTTTAGATGTCCCAGGGTGCAGCCTGGACAGGCCACAGTGGCACACCTTTGTGCACCCAAAATAAGAGGTGTTTTCTGCCATCTGAGTACCCTGTAGATGGCCTGAGGGCCCAGCCTGCCATAGACTTGTGTGTAGCTAGGCTATGACCTGTACCCTGGATAGGGGATTCTCTAGGCAGTGCACAACCTGACTGTTGTGCCAGCATCCAGAAGCGAGTGTGAGGCTTGTGTCTAGAGCAGCATCCTCAGAGGCTGGGGTGGGTCACCAGGTGACCACAACagcttactcttgcctctctctccgcGAACCTTCACACAGACCTGTCAACAGTATTACGACTTTCCACAGAGCTGCAGTGTGTTACACAGGAACGAGATCCAACACCGGTTCAGACAGAGAGGAAGTCTCTATTCTGCAGTAGAACTCTGGTGGGATCTGGAAGGGAAAGACCCTTAGTGGGCAGTGCACCACAGTTTGGAGACTGCAGTGGAGGTCTGTATGGAGAGACCCAGGAAAGCTGCCTCCTGCCAAGGCAGACCCTGGAGCCCAGCAGGCCCTCCTATCACAAATGCCAATGCCAATGGCCCTGCTCCACCTGGGGCTCTTGTGGGGAAGTGTCCCAAAACTGAGTAGCCATTGACACTTCTGGCTCTATTTCCAACAGCCTGTCCAGAGCCAGGACACTTAGCGCCTGGCGGCCAGGCCTCCTCCCGCCAGGCACCTGATGCCGGTGAACCCTGCCAGCACCAGTCAGGCTAATGAAGCCATTATGCCAATCAGAAGGACTAGACTCTCAGGGCTCTTAAGCAGTCTGGCTAGGTGGGGTTAGGGTACCGTGGGCATAGCTGACCCTCAGGCCTCTCCCCTCACAGACCCACCTAATCAGACCCTCGGGACCTGATGGGAGGCTGCTCCAAGCTTGGAACACTTGGAACACAGTACGGACACCACCCTGGCAACTGGGGCTTTTGAAACTCTGGCAACCGGTGCTTTTGCACGGACATCATGCCCCACCTACTGAGCTGATCTCTAAGGCAGCACTTGACACACAGTCTGACTGCACTTTCTGACAGTGTCTCATACATGTGCGTGGGTCACAGGGGTAGATAAAGCTGGCCTGCAGGGAGGGCTGACAGCAATAGGGTTAGCACGAGACAATCTGTCACGGATCCTACCCTGAGCCCTCTATTGGGCACGGTTCCTCTTACTTCCTCAGGGTCTTCAGAGGCTTTGATCAACCTACCTCACCCTCTGCATCCTCCCTTAATATAGACCTCTGTGTCGGTTTGGCCATGGCCACTTGAGGGCTGACAGGCGCGGAATGAGGAAAGGATGACTGGGGTCACAGCTGGAAGCATTCCACATCCTCCTGTTACTGTCCCTCAGGAAGGCCCTCCCGCGTGGTCACACAGTTATGAGGAAGAAGACGCCAGTTCTGGCTCAGGCCCAGGATGGACAGCTCTGGTTTCCTGCTTGGCTCTGGTCCCCTGAGGCAGGTGCAGGGTAAGAACTGAGCAGGACTACTGACGCTCCCTACGATGCCTGTCAGACTCAGGATGGACAGGGTACAGCCAGTGGTCCCAGGGATAAGAGGTCAGGGGTCAGGTGCGGCCAGCTTCCAGCATCTCCTAAGCTgcaccacccagctccctcttgGATTTTATGGGAGTGCTTTTAGAAGCACGGGGAAGACTGTGCCCCACACAGCCCCCCTATATTCAAGTCTGTAAAAGCCACAGGCCAAGCCCATAACCCTGTGATCTGGGCAGCAGTAATCAGGTCTCCAATTCCGTCAAAGGCAGTTGAAGCTAGACCACCCTGAGCTCCCTGCACAGAAGGGAAGAGCATCATGCCCTGAGCGAGAGTCAGCAGGGAACATAGGATCCCTGGCATACCCTGCTACACAGGTGTGTCCCTGCACATGTAGTCCTGGATGTGAGCATCACATGGTTGCCTAGCATACCATATGAGGCTGCTCTTTCCAAACCAAGTGGACGAGGCACACCAGGGTATCTGTCTCAGCATTGTCATCCCTGCTGAGGGTCAAGGTGTCCCAGCTTATGTGTGCCACTTAGGTCCTCCCTGCCGCCTCCCCAGCCCATGACTCAGGGGCAGACACAGGACAGTGTCAAGCTCAGGGCCACACACAAGGATAGGAACTGTGTGGCCAGGGGGATAGGACAGGCTGCTGCTGCATGCTACAGGGGGCCGTATTGCTCCTGGCAGCAGGAATCAGAGATGCAGTAACTGGATCCTGAAGAGGATCTGGCGGGCCACTGAGGGTGGAGGGCTGCGATCAGGTTGCCAGTCTGCTGTGAGTTTTCCACTGGGCTGCCTTTTCTACCTTGGAAAAGAGCTGGGCTGGAAGCAGGGTCTCAGGTGGGGACTGGGAAGCCCTGAAGCAATTGGCAGTAAGAAGAGAGACTAAGAACCGTGGAATCTACAGTTTATAGGGCATAGGACCCAGGCAGCCATGGGTGAGGACAAGGAGGTGGTCAGCCTCGCTTTTGTCCTGCTGGACATTGACTCTGGACTTGGTGCATCCAGGAGCCACTGAAATCCAAGCTGGGGCTAAGGCAAGTTGGCTACTGCTTCTAAGCCGGTGCACTTCTGATCCGCCCCTCTCACCCGCCCTCGGCTGCCCGCTGGCCATGTAAGATCTGCCTGGGTGGCCGAGGCCACAAGACAGAGGGAGGCAGCATTGGAGCAGGTAGCGTCCATGTCGCTGGCTAGGCTTGGGAGCCAAGGGTCAGATAAACAGATCTGGGCCTCAGGGGGGGCTACAGGCCCCCTGAACAGAACACTTAGAGAGAGTTCCTTCCCAGGCCCCTGAAGCAACGTGGCTAGCCTCAAAGATGCCAACCAACGGTCTGCACCAGGTGCTGAAGATCCAGTTTGGCCTTGTTAACGATGCCGACCGCTACCTGACTGCAGAGAGCTTTGGCTTCAAGGTCAACGCCTCCGCAGCCAGCCTCAAGAGGAAGCAGATCTGGGTCCTGGAGCCTGACCCGGGGCAGGGCACTGCCGTGCTGTTCCGAAGCAGTCACCTAGGCCGCTACCTGTCAGCAGAAGAAGATGGACGTGTGGCCTGTGAGATGGATCAGCCGGGCCGTGACTGCCGCTTCCTGGTCTTGCCGCAGCCTGATGGGCGCTGGGTGCTGCAGTCAGAGCCACACGGCCGCTTCTTCGGTGGCATTGAGGACCGACTGTCCTGCTTTGCCACGGCCATTTCCCCGGCAGAGCTGTGGACTGTGCACCTGGCCATCCACCCACAGGCTCATTTGCTGAGTGTGAGCCGTCGGCGCTACGTGCACCTGTGCCTTCAGGAAGATGAGATGGCAGCAGACGGTGACATGCCATGGGGTGTGGACGCACTAGTCACCCTCATTTTCCAGAGCAGGCGGTACTGCCTCAAGTCTTATGACAGCCGCTACCTTCGCAGCGATGGCCGCCTTGTCTGGGAACCTGAAGCCCATGCCTGCTACACGCTGGAGTTCAAGGCAGGCAAGCTGGCCTTCAAGGACTGTGACGGCCGGTACCTGGCACCTGTGGGGCCTGCTGGCACACTCAAGGCTGGTCGCAACACGAGGCCCAGCAAGGATGAACTCTTCGACCTGGAGCAAAGTCACCCACAGGTGGTGCTGGTAGCTGCCAACCGGCGCTACATCTCTGTGAGGCAAGGTAGGGTAGGGCAGCTGATATTGTGTAGTGTGTGCACGTATGCAGAGACCTGCCACATGCTGGGGTGGAGGGCGCTATTTACTGGAGATGGGTGTCTCTACACACAGTGTAAGTGGGGCTGCTGGCTTCAGGAGTCCTCGTCACTCTCCAGACATCTGGAGAGTATCAGCCAAATGTGGTGCCTGCTAGACTGCAGCTGCCTCGAAGATTGGAGAGGTGTAGCAGCGTAGCGAGGCAGAATCTGGGGGCAATAGGAGGGTGGGAAGCAGGCTGGGGACTGATACACCTTTGCTCTCATACCACCCACTTTCTCATCTTTGGGGGAGATGAGGGACAAGGGCAGGGCAAAGTGCTTGACCATTGGGAACCTTGTGGGACCCCCCCGCCCAAGAATGAGACTTTACTGTTATCCTCAGTGTTAGACATGGCTAACCCAACCTTACTTAGGTCCTGTGTTTCTAAGGGGAGGGTGCCATGTCTACCCGTGGGGTGTGTCTTGGTTTTCGTCGTTTCCTGGCCACTGGTCACTTGTGTGACACCTGAGCAGTCTGAGGTAAACACAGTGTTCCTACTGCTCTATAAAGAAGCCAAGAGTCTGGCCCAGGCCAGAAGGAACAGTTGCTTCCATCTTGGGCTCTGTGCTCATGCACCCCAGGGTGCCCAGATATACCTTGGCCTGAGTGCTCTGAGCTCACTCAAATGGAGAGGCGAGACAGGAAAGGTTCCTCCTTACTCTCTTCGACCCCCTTACACCAGCACTTGCCAGAAAAAGGGCATCTCCCATGTGCCTGTCGTGACCCTGCCCACTGCTATAGTAGCACATAGATGTCCAGTGTCCTTGGGCATCTTATGTCCTATCCAGATGGCCAGGGATACCCACTTGGGAGGCTAGGCTGCCCAGAAGAACCTGCAACTGCAGGCATGGTCTTTAGGTCAGTCTGAGGCAATAACAGGCACTAGAGTTACCATCCCTGTCGTCCAGccacactgcctggcctgggaaaGGTCAAAATGTTCGCAGACCTCAGTTAAGCAAGCTAGCTGGAGCAGTGTAATGGAGTGCTTCCTGGAGAAGAGGGGGTGGAGGGTGCCAGACACGGATTGTAACAAATGGCCTGTAACAGACTCATGAAGGGAGGTGGTGACAGAAGTGTCTATACTGGTGGCCATGCTATGTGGCTTGGCAGGGAGGTTAATGATGTTGGGTGAAAACGGTGGAGGTGGTGAAGATGGTGATGGAGAGGGGGGTGAAGAAGAGGTGGTGACGGAGGCTTGGGGATTGGTGGGATGTGGGCTTAGGATGTCACTCAGTGGTAAGCACTTGCCTAGTGCATATAACACCGAGTTCCATTcccaacacagaaaaaaaaaaaaagatggtggaTCTGAGAGTCATGGAGCTGGGTAGGATAGTAGATTGCTTCCCAGCCTTTAAAAAcacggtgtgtatgtgtgtgggggggaagggtacaggcacatgagtacaggtgcctgCAGAAGCTAGAAGAGGACATTGGCTCCTCTGGAGCCTGCCTGGtaagggtgctgggaacaaaactcaggtcctctgcaagaacagtaagtgctcttaaaccctagccatctctgcagcccctttcGGTCtcttaaacaataaaaaacaataataactagctgggctgggtggtggtggcgcatgcctttaatcccagaactcaggaagcagaggcagacggatttctgagttcgaggccagcctggtctacaaagtgagttccaggacagccagggctatacagagaaaccctgtctcgaaaaacaaaaacaaaaaaaaccaaacaaacaaaataataataactagcTGGAaacagtggtacacacctttagtcccagcaaggcaaggacaggtggatctctgaggccagccataatgaattccaggaaagccagagctgctTAGTAGGACCGTCTTGAAGAAAAAattattgctgtgtgtgtgtgacatatggGCACACACATGCCGTGACGTAGAGGTCAAAGTAGACCTCTGTGGAGTCTGTTTTTTCCTGCCACCTTTACGTGGCTCCGGCTATCAGTCTCAGATCACTAGCTTTCAAAGGAAGCACCTTAACTTGCTGAGCAATCCAAGTGGTCTCTTCCGAGccccttttgttttttgagacagggtttctctgtgtagctctggctgtcctccaacccagagatttgcctgcctctgctgggatcagaggtgtgtgCCGCCTCTGCCCCGCTCTTGAGCACACTGTATGTGACTGCGTCCTTTGGTGGCGGACTCTCCTGCTAAGGGCAGTGAAGTAGAGGCACACTGTGCTTCCTTCACTGGGGCTGATGGTGCCTGCCAGCAGCTCCCACCTCCGCGTTGGTGTCAGGTAGGGCTTTGAGTTGGGGGTGGAAGTGACGTCCAGCTCAAGGAAGCCGGAGAGGTGATTTGGGTGTTTGTCCTGGCCAGCACAGCACCTATGGAGTAGCAGCCCATTTT
This window encodes:
- the Fscn2 gene encoding fascin-2, producing MPTNGLHQVLKIQFGLVNDADRYLTAESFGFKVNASAASLKRKQIWVLEPDPGQGTAVLFRSSHLGRYLSAEEDGRVACEMDQPGRDCRFLVLPQPDGRWVLQSEPHGRFFGGIEDRLSCFATAISPAELWTVHLAIHPQAHLLSVSRRRYVHLCLQEDEMAADGDMPWGVDALVTLIFQSRRYCLKSYDSRYLRSDGRLVWEPEAHACYTLEFKAGKLAFKDCDGRYLAPVGPAGTLKAGRNTRPSKDELFDLEQSHPQVVLVAANRRYISVRQGINVSANQDEELGHETFLMQIDQETKKCTFYSSTGGYWTLVTHGGIQATATQVSANTMFEIEWHGRRVALKASNGRFVCMKKNGQLAAISDFVGEDELFTLKLINRPLLVLRGLDGFVCHRRGSNQLDTNRSTYDVFHLSFRDGAYQIRGRGGGFWYTGSHGSVCSDGDLAEDFLFEFRERGRLAIRALSGKYLRGGASGLLRADADLPVGEALWEY
- the Fscn2 gene encoding fascin-2 isoform X1, which translates into the protein MPTNGLHQVLKIQFGLVNDADRYLTAESFGFKVNASAASLKRKQIWVLEPDPGQGTAVLFRSSHLGRYLSAEEDGRVACEMDQPGRDCRFLVLPQPDGRWVLQSEPHGRFFGGIEDRLSCFATAISPAELWTVHLAIHPQAHLLSVSRRRYVHLCLQEDEMAADGDMPWGVDALVTLIFQSRRYCLKSYDSRYLRSDGRLVWEPEAHACYTLEFKAGKLAFKDCDGRYLAPVGPAGTLKAGRNTRPSKDELFDLEQSHPQVVLVAANRRYISVRQGINVSANQDEELGHETFLMQIDQETKKCTFYSSTGGYWTLVTHGGIQATATQVSANTMFEIEWHGRRVALKASNGRFVCMKKNGQLAAISDFVGEHSLPSTAWKEQMGVGSGQSTSPSPAGEDELFTLKLINRPLLVLRGLDGFVCHRRGSNQLDTNRSTYDVFHLSFRDGAYQIRGRGGGFWYTGSHGSVCSDGDLAEDFLFEFRERGRLAIRALSGKYLRGGASGLLRADADLPVGEALWEY